One part of the Vibrio palustris genome encodes these proteins:
- a CDS encoding AraC family transcriptional regulator codes for MTANLSIRTYTKRMSRHAHTDFHQLVLPIQGNIHINMDNFNGKVSVGDCMVIRKGLSHGFTAEEASRFIVVDIKELPYSLLGDAIVVFTVTSPLLSFIQFAEKQLEYQVNSQLEKAILDTFFLLMEQQELSRTIDHRIRAVQSLITEQLELSLTIPVLAKAAYLSPTQFKKLFKDNLGMSVHQYITLQRMEKAKALLTHSDLPVQLIAERVGYTDLSAFSRRFSKHFGISPRECART; via the coding sequence ATGACAGCCAACTTAAGTATCCGTACATATACTAAACGTATGAGTCGTCATGCTCATACTGACTTTCATCAACTCGTGTTACCTATCCAAGGTAATATTCATATCAATATGGATAATTTTAACGGTAAAGTATCCGTTGGCGACTGCATGGTTATTCGTAAAGGGCTGTCCCATGGGTTTACTGCTGAAGAAGCGTCTCGTTTTATCGTAGTGGATATTAAAGAGCTGCCGTATTCGTTGCTTGGCGACGCTATCGTGGTTTTCACCGTGACCTCGCCGTTACTAAGTTTTATTCAATTTGCAGAAAAGCAGCTCGAATATCAGGTCAATAGTCAGTTAGAAAAGGCGATCTTAGATACCTTTTTCTTGCTGATGGAACAGCAGGAGCTGTCGCGAACGATTGATCATAGGATTCGAGCGGTACAATCATTGATTACCGAACAACTTGAGCTGTCACTGACTATCCCTGTTTTGGCGAAAGCTGCTTACTTGAGTCCGACACAGTTTAAGAAACTCTTTAAAGACAATTTAGGCATGAGTGTTCATCAATACATTACCTTGCAGCGAATGGAGAAGGCCAAAGCATTATTGACCCATTCAGATCTTCCTGTTCAACTGATTGCCGAACGGGTGGGGTATACTGACCTTTCAGCTTTTAGCCGACGGTTTTCAAAACACTTCGGTATCTCCCCAAGAGAATGCGCGCGAACGTGA
- the dptF gene encoding DNA phosphorothioation-dependent restriction protein DptF has protein sequence MDLLSALSILSKSSPYAVSTERQDSSLLADYKKYIYIETEIEEDFRNALLRSQSNEIIFLCGSSGDGKSEILTRYSQKFCATKDFHLDATHSFAPSQTAIQALDDKFSQFKSGTKPLVIGINTGMLGNYAEEGAEEHQDIKDSIKAFLSNKETPIHHTYLDFERYPKFTFVDSEGKSEFTQTFLKRLTNPTLDNPFYALYSSELAKNGTSTLLVNFTLLSNASVQQTIVELLVKARLIKDQFLTARALLDFVFQVLAMDGYLFDNLFTATNNEILEQIRSFDPSANHTKNIDEFILEFSLGMGSSSYSELEETLNKFGNFEISEPKSMLRALYVLKFDSQFINEFSSKFINDFNNDLVSRYAHVWLLHDEFNTNQEYQRELSNFYRYVLVPAIHRYCNRNAPNLDENVYFVNEFNQFKVAVELIVKADFSQLKLQPKAKIGVFNACIKINGQLIKPIAININLFELLEKINQGYRPNKHDKNAVLQLEDVIERIVTASTGEDTLHIFSAENKYKITNDEGDFFDVSGL, from the coding sequence GTGGATTTATTAAGTGCACTCAGCATCCTATCAAAGTCTTCTCCTTATGCAGTCAGTACTGAAAGGCAAGATTCGAGTTTGCTTGCTGATTATAAAAAATACATATATATAGAAACAGAGATTGAAGAAGACTTTCGTAATGCATTACTGAGATCACAGTCTAACGAAATCATTTTTCTTTGTGGTAGTAGTGGTGATGGTAAGTCAGAAATTCTTACTCGCTACAGCCAAAAGTTTTGTGCTACAAAAGATTTTCATTTAGATGCTACGCACTCGTTTGCCCCATCTCAGACGGCTATACAAGCTTTAGATGATAAATTTTCTCAATTTAAGTCCGGCACTAAACCTCTTGTAATTGGCATTAACACGGGAATGTTAGGTAACTATGCAGAAGAAGGTGCTGAAGAGCATCAAGATATAAAAGACTCTATCAAAGCGTTTTTGTCTAATAAAGAAACACCAATTCATCATACCTATTTAGATTTTGAGCGTTATCCTAAATTTACTTTTGTTGATTCTGAGGGAAAATCTGAGTTTACACAGACATTCTTAAAAAGATTAACTAACCCTACATTAGACAACCCTTTTTATGCTCTCTATTCCTCTGAATTGGCGAAGAACGGCACTTCGACATTATTGGTTAATTTTACGTTATTGAGCAATGCTTCAGTACAACAAACCATTGTTGAACTATTGGTTAAAGCTAGGTTAATTAAAGATCAGTTTCTAACAGCTAGAGCGTTGTTAGATTTTGTTTTTCAGGTTTTGGCGATGGATGGTTATCTGTTTGATAACTTGTTTACGGCAACAAATAACGAAATTCTAGAGCAGATTCGAAGTTTTGACCCAAGTGCTAATCATACGAAAAATATCGATGAGTTCATTCTTGAATTTAGCTTGGGAATGGGAAGTTCGAGTTATTCTGAATTAGAAGAAACACTGAATAAATTTGGTAATTTTGAGATATCAGAACCTAAATCGATGTTGAGAGCGCTTTATGTGCTAAAATTTGATAGCCAATTTATTAATGAGTTTTCATCAAAATTCATTAACGATTTTAATAACGACTTAGTAAGCCGTTACGCACATGTTTGGTTATTGCACGATGAGTTCAACACTAATCAAGAATATCAACGTGAATTGAGTAATTTTTACCGTTATGTTTTGGTTCCAGCAATTCATCGTTACTGCAACCGTAATGCGCCAAATCTGGACGAGAATGTTTATTTTGTAAATGAATTCAATCAATTCAAAGTAGCGGTAGAGCTTATTGTAAAAGCTGATTTTTCTCAGTTGAAACTACAGCCTAAAGCAAAAATTGGTGTTTTTAATGCATGTATTAAAATTAATGGTCAATTAATTAAACCGATAGCAATCAATATAAACCTCTTTGAATTACTGGAAAAAATTAACCAAGGATATCGTCCTAACAAGCATGATAAAAATGCTGTATTGCAATTAGAAGATGTGATTGAGCGAATTGTTACGGCTTCAACCGGAGAAGATACATTACATATTTTTAGTGCAGAAAATAAATATAAAATCACCAATGATGAAGGTGATTTTTTTGACGTGAGTGGTCTCTAA
- a CDS encoding tRNA-binding protein, protein MECIEWSDFQKVDIRVGTIVDVADFPEARRPAYKLHIDLGPDLGIKKSSAQITELYNKEALLGKQVLAVVNFPPKQVGPIMSECLVTGLHRPDGSVVLSTVDLALPNGSKLA, encoded by the coding sequence ATGGAATGCATAGAATGGAGTGACTTCCAAAAAGTCGATATTAGGGTAGGAACCATTGTTGATGTTGCCGATTTTCCAGAAGCGCGTCGGCCAGCTTACAAATTACACATCGACTTAGGGCCGGATTTAGGCATCAAAAAATCCAGCGCTCAGATTACCGAGCTTTATAACAAAGAAGCATTGTTGGGTAAGCAGGTGTTAGCGGTGGTTAATTTTCCGCCCAAACAGGTGGGGCCAATCATGTCTGAGTGCCTTGTCACGGGTCTACATCGGCCAGATGGGTCGGTCGTTCTATCAACGGTTGATCTGGCTTTACCAAACGGCTCAAAATTAGCCTAA
- the dptG gene encoding DNA phosphorothioation-dependent restriction protein DptG — protein MDNFSLPFNSELPETKDKVANKNSLNSFLPIRTKGNDFDWSVVIGLTLGTLLRKKVENYSYDSFKQDCRNAFESKLSRKEFWPVLEQMYFDNGALFTVSPETLLFKSQKEVRSKSDERIASLFTNLLQELRIKDFDTKLNFLENEILTNLCKQMREDSFIAKELPYLPFLSDCFRKDLRFLSEHPKYLLSQIQPFLSFYGFIYVAQLALVLPEWRAQEPQPKPLYFIMDHERASNERARVRNHGYKSFEESAFRLFPYLTMLEMLQPEKTSLPDGKKLPLWRLAKNIQQSQNETVCERLAKFAKAFKANRNLEIELEESDDAFTWLDQLLKLSVAQFEDKTTERPAINRKYVAEIEKHLASGFVHRRGRAGRILVLNQEYLLLLANLAIGERDKLRFQELVSEFEARGVYLDKQTQLELIKFFERIGNVEKMSDSGDAVYVRKTI, from the coding sequence ATGGATAATTTTTCTCTGCCATTTAACTCCGAACTTCCTGAAACAAAAGATAAAGTAGCCAATAAAAATAGTTTGAATAGTTTTTTACCTATTCGAACAAAGGGCAATGATTTTGATTGGAGTGTGGTCATTGGTTTAACGTTGGGCACTTTACTTAGAAAGAAGGTCGAGAACTATAGTTACGATTCTTTTAAGCAAGATTGTCGAAATGCTTTTGAATCGAAACTTAGTCGTAAAGAGTTTTGGCCTGTACTTGAACAAATGTATTTTGATAATGGTGCCTTATTTACGGTGAGTCCTGAAACGTTACTATTTAAGAGCCAAAAAGAGGTTCGTAGTAAAAGTGATGAACGTATCGCTTCTTTATTTACTAATTTACTTCAAGAATTACGTATTAAAGATTTCGATACTAAACTGAACTTTTTAGAGAATGAAATCCTAACAAATCTTTGTAAGCAAATGCGAGAAGACTCTTTTATAGCGAAAGAGTTACCTTATCTACCTTTTTTATCTGATTGCTTTAGAAAAGATCTGCGATTTTTATCCGAACACCCCAAATACTTACTTTCTCAAATTCAGCCATTTTTAAGCTTTTATGGCTTCATTTATGTAGCACAGCTCGCTCTTGTTTTGCCCGAGTGGCGTGCTCAAGAGCCGCAACCTAAGCCTCTGTATTTTATAATGGATCACGAGCGCGCAAGTAACGAGAGGGCTCGTGTAAGAAATCATGGTTATAAATCATTTGAAGAAAGCGCTTTCCGGTTATTTCCATATTTAACCATGCTTGAAATGTTACAACCAGAAAAAACATCGCTACCCGATGGTAAAAAGTTACCTTTGTGGCGGTTAGCTAAAAATATTCAACAAAGCCAGAATGAAACGGTGTGTGAGCGATTAGCTAAATTTGCTAAGGCTTTCAAAGCTAATCGAAATCTAGAAATAGAGCTTGAAGAATCAGACGACGCATTTACATGGTTAGATCAGCTACTCAAACTTAGTGTTGCGCAGTTTGAAGATAAAACAACAGAGCGTCCTGCGATTAACCGCAAGTATGTAGCGGAAATCGAAAAGCATTTAGCTTCAGGTTTTGTTCATCGTAGAGGTCGAGCTGGGCGCATATTAGTTCTTAATCAGGAATATTTACTGCTTTTAGCTAATTTAGCGATCGGAGAAAGAGATAAACTACGTTTTCAAGAGTTAGTGAGTGAATTTGAAGCTCGAGGTGTTTATTTAGATAAACAAACACAGCTAGAGTTAATTAAGTTCTTTGAGCGTATTGGTAATGTGGAAAAAATGAGTGATAGTGGAGACGCAGTTTATGTCCGAAAAACAATTTGA
- the manA gene encoding mannose-6-phosphate isomerase, class I: protein MLLNKKTAFFRMQNVIKNYSWGSKTSIYELFGIPNSENKPQAEIWMGTHPNGCSTVECQATKLKLSDLIAKDKTSFLSAKTVEEFGELPYLFKVLAANQALSVQVHPSKQEAEVGYEKENNAGIPINSPVRNYKDSNHKPELVYALTRYQAMNGFRNFTEILNLFKSIKSETLLPLIQRFSIDQTASGLEKFFVTLLSLSGQQKKLALNDLLSFAQRKTTDISELILELSQTYPGDIGLFTPLLLNIITLNPGEAMYLEARTPHAYIKGTGLEVMANSDNVLRAGLTTKHIDVIELASCTDFKEKTFETLKLEPTVHEFGEQKYAPPISDFKFSLYPSPSQAVVKPQSAEIIMAIDTDVTLTHRNENFVLSKGQSVFIPAYVDEYSIQSQARIARVYN, encoded by the coding sequence ATGTTATTAAATAAAAAAACAGCATTTTTTCGGATGCAAAATGTAATTAAAAATTATAGCTGGGGCAGTAAAACATCCATTTATGAATTATTTGGCATTCCTAATTCTGAAAATAAACCTCAAGCTGAAATTTGGATGGGAACTCATCCTAATGGTTGCTCCACAGTCGAATGTCAAGCAACCAAACTAAAACTAAGTGATTTAATCGCAAAAGATAAAACCTCATTTCTCTCTGCAAAAACAGTTGAGGAGTTCGGCGAACTTCCTTATCTTTTCAAAGTGCTAGCAGCCAACCAAGCACTATCTGTACAAGTACATCCAAGTAAGCAAGAGGCAGAAGTAGGCTACGAAAAAGAGAATAATGCTGGTATTCCTATAAATTCACCAGTGAGAAACTACAAAGATTCCAATCATAAACCCGAATTAGTATATGCTTTAACAAGATATCAAGCCATGAATGGGTTTCGAAATTTCACGGAGATATTAAATTTATTTAAATCCATTAAATCTGAGACTTTATTGCCCTTAATTCAAAGGTTCTCGATTGATCAAACTGCATCAGGCCTAGAAAAATTCTTCGTAACATTACTCTCTCTTAGTGGACAACAAAAAAAGTTAGCACTTAATGATCTACTTAGTTTTGCACAGCGAAAGACGACTGACATCAGCGAATTGATCCTAGAGCTTTCCCAAACTTATCCGGGAGATATCGGCCTATTCACTCCGCTATTGCTTAATATCATCACCTTAAATCCTGGTGAAGCCATGTATTTGGAGGCACGTACCCCTCACGCTTATATAAAAGGAACCGGCTTAGAAGTCATGGCCAACTCCGATAATGTGCTTCGTGCTGGTCTAACAACAAAGCATATTGATGTTATCGAACTGGCGAGCTGCACGGACTTTAAGGAAAAAACTTTTGAGACATTAAAACTTGAGCCCACTGTTCATGAGTTTGGTGAACAAAAGTACGCTCCACCAATCAGTGATTTCAAATTTTCGTTATACCCGTCGCCTAGTCAAGCTGTGGTTAAACCTCAAAGTGCAGAAATCATTATGGCAATAGACACAGACGTTACTCTTACTCATCGGAATGAAAATTTTGTTTTAAGTAAAGGTCAATCTGTTTTTATTCCTGCATATGTCGATGAATATTCAATTCAGTCTCAAGCTCGTATCGCAAGAGTTTACAATTAA